A genome region from Eretmochelys imbricata isolate rEreImb1 chromosome 8, rEreImb1.hap1, whole genome shotgun sequence includes the following:
- the ATOX1 gene encoding copper transport protein ATOX1, producing MPKHEFSVDMTCEGCSNAVTRVLNKLGGVQFEIDLPNKKVCINSEHSVDTLLATLKKTGKSASYLGEK from the exons ATGCCG AAGCATGAGTTTTCTGTTGACATGACCTGCGAAGGGTGCTCCAACGCGGTCACCCGCGTTCTCAACAAGCTGGGAG GTGTCCAGTTTGAGATCGACCTGCCCAACAAGAAGGTGTGCATCAATTCGGAGCACAGCGTCGACACCTTGCTGGCCACGCTGAAGAAAACCGGGAAGAGCGCCTCCTACCTGGGGGAGAAATAA